In Mangifera indica cultivar Alphonso chromosome 7, CATAS_Mindica_2.1, whole genome shotgun sequence, the genomic window ttcaattcaaagttttaaaaataactatttctcctttaaagtttcattcttttctctttttttttataactattcTCCAACCAATTTCTCATACTGGCACCCCCTCCAATCTCCCAAACAAAGAAGAATCTTTAGCCAACCAGAGACTGACTAACGATTTGTCAATAGAAGTTTGTACAACAAATTCATAGTATTTAATTTAGTAAACAAGGATTCAAATTCTTCTATGCCTGCACTtcacataaaatgatattgtttttttttttataatttaatttgtgtaGAATTCTTTTCTACATTTTGAGATATCAGGATTTCTTTGATACTAATAACCAGCAATTTCTTTCATAGATAATACTATGTTATTTATCGGTTTATAATTAATTCAGTCTGGGCAAGTCAAAATTGATTACAACTTTAGTACCAATACAAATATGAAAATCTTTGTGAAGTTAAATAGCCTACTTAGCCATGGTAGGTTTTGTAGTGAGGCCAAATCCAAATGGGAAGAGGGGGTCATAATGTTTATCACCAACATTCATTGGCAGCTGATCCACTGTCCTGAACCATGTCCGGGGAAGTTTGCCGGTGAAACCATAGTCACCAAATAGAACATCTGCAACTCCTTGGCCCTCGGATCCTGGCAGCCAGGCCGCAACAAGAGCATCCATTAAAGAAACATATGGTTCTAGCACGACTGGACGGCCAGAGATTATGACAACAACACATTTTACAGCTCTGCAAACATTTGTGATGGTGCTCGGACCAGGGTCAGGGATTGTTAAGTTCAAACTGTCACCCTTTGTCTCTGCATACGGATGTTCACCAACTACAACAATTGCGTAAGAGAAATTGTTGGACTTGACAAAGTTGACATCTGGATTCTCCGCAAACACAACTTCTGTTTGTTGATCAACTGTATTCTTTATGGCAGTGAGGATAGTAGTACCTGCACATTATATAGGCCATTTTAGTTTCTGTATTTATCCATGAAATGCAGTATTTATTGATCAGGAAGAATTCTTATACCACTTGTGATGTCGTTTCCACTAAGTCCTTGCCATTCGATTGTCCATCCTCCACATTGGTAGCCAAGATTGTCAGCGTGGGTACCAGCAACTAGTATTTTTGATGCCTTTTTAGGAAGAGGCAGCAGTGGCTGATCAGCTGATTCACCATTCTTTAGCAGTACAAGAGATTTCCTTACAGCTTCCTGAGCCAATTCTCTGTGCTCCTGTTTATGTAACAGgatcaaattaagaatttttcgATGCTAGTTTTTGtaacataaaaattagatattgcAACTGTTGACTAACCTGACTTCCAAGATGATTGACCAGGCTGTCATCGGCTAGTGGATTCTCGAATAGACCCATCACAAACTTCACCCTCAAAATTCTCTTCACTGCATCATCAATGCGACTCATGGggatgacatttttttttacaaggGATGCAAGACCATCGATGAATTCTGTATAGTTTGTTGGGACCATGACCTTCCACACATACATTTCAGCATTGGAAGACGAAACTCGGACAGATTTAAGAAAAATCTGATGAAGAACATATACTCTGAGACTAAACTTACCATATCAATGCCAGCATTGATTGCCATTTCAATGGAGTATGTGTAGTTGGCATGTGGAGGACTTGTGATCCTATCAATACCCTCCCAATCTGTGATGACAAAACCCTGAACCATTTCACAAGATTCATAATCAAAGTTAGTAATTTTGCatagattgaaaatatatatatgtacacataaaAAGAAACATTCTTACTCTAAATCGAAGAGTATGTTTCAGGAATCCAGTGATAAGATCGCGGTTAGCGTGCATCTTAACTCCATTCCAGCTAGAGTATGAGGCCATGACAGTTGACACACCCTTCATAATGGAGTCATAGTAGGCTGGCATGTGTATGCTGAACAAACCATGTCTATCTATCACAGTGTTGTTCTCATTTATGCCTTTGGTTGTACCACCATCACCCACAAAATGCTTAGCACAAGCTGCAACCTTTGTTCTGTGTAAAAAGGAGCAAACATCTGTATCACCGACTATATTTTAAGTAAACTTGATCACAAAATCTCTTGGGTATCTGTCAGGgggttttcaaaaatataactTCAAAAACAAGAATGGCATTGGTTATTTGGTTTACGAAGTTCTCATTGTAGTGCCATTGCTTTCTTTGACCATGAAATTAAGCAGACAAGTCTAGACAGAATTTGTGCTGAAATATCTTTCATCTTCCGGATAAAACAGAGAATTTAGATTACCAGAATTCTTGCCTCCTATCAGAGTTGCAAAGTTTGAACTTTACAGCTATTGACAACCTTAAAGAGACAAGCACAATAATAAGGGCAGATGTGTTCGACTGATTAAAGTTAAATCTAcagttttatgtataaaaaaatataattacactGACTTTCAACTCTAAAATAGTTTCCTAAAAATGCGAAAAGTTTTACAAAGCTTATATGGatggttttttttcttgtagAGGAAGTACACAACTGTAAACTTAATCTGAGAATCATACCTCACAATATTTCTATAAGTtaacaaatcttcaaaaaatattatttgcacATGTTCATAAATTATCATTCAAAAACAGATTATATAACAGTAAAGATTGTGCAACAAAGATCTTAGATTTATAGACAGCAATTTTATAAAGCAGAAAGTTCACTTACTTTCCAGAGACATAGGGGTAACCCTTTCGAAGGCCAGCAGGAATTTCTCCTTGTAGTCCTGGTATAAGCTCAGTCATTGCTCGAACAATCTTAGGATCCTCGCTGTAGCTTTCATAGCATCTACCCCATCTGGGATCCCTGCAAACCTATAAAAACAGAAGATTTATCAATTAATCTTAAGAATGCAAAGCCTGATATCAATTAGTTGTCGAAATTGATAATGTACCGCAATACAAGGTGCAAAGGCATATGGAACTCCTGTAGCTCTAACTTCAAGTGCAGTTGCTGCTCCAATCTTTTTGACAAGTCCAGGGTCCCTGATtgataagaaagaaaaactcATCCCCAAGGCCAGATATTTTAGCATAATGTTAAATCTTAGGATTCATAAAATTTACTTGCCTTGTAGCTCCAAGGCCAACATTGTGAGGAAAGATTGTTGCATTGTAAACATTATTGTGGCCATGAACAGCATCAATACCATAAATCATCGGTATACCAAGTCGAGTAGATAAAGCGCCCTTTTGAAAACTATTTATCATCTCAATCCAATCCTTAGCTGAAGCCTTTTTAGCTGGAACACTCCCTCCTCCACTCAACAGGCTCCCTGCAGAAAATGAAGTTTAACTTAACCAAATGAGATTAGATCTTAGCAGGGAAAATTCCATTTTATGTATGAAAGTAAGGAGTAAATCTACCTATGAAGTAATTCTTGATCACATCAGGTGATGAAATAGCTCGTTCAATCTGtgtcatttggcctattttttCCTCCAAAGTCATCCTTTTCATTAAGTCTCTGATTCGAACATTTAATGGTTGCTTTGggtctttatattttatatattctgcTTCTGCTAAGCAACACAGAAGCAGCAGCCCCATCAAGAGCACACAATTTGTTCTacccatttttttttctaaataccTGAATTTCCAGTGGGCAAAAAACATCATTTGAATAATTGTAAGTTGTTGATGAACATTAAATGCTGAACCTCAGCACTCAATGTACAGACATAAAGAATCTCTTTAACACAAAAACAATAGATTGAGATCAAATTTAAGAATATCATCAAGAAAGGACTGAATATAGCTAATCCTCAAGCAAAGCTACCATAAAATTCTCAAGCAACCATTCAAACAGTGCAATAGAGAATCAAAATTCTCAAGCAACCATTCAAACAGTGCAATAGAGAATCAAAATTCTCAAGAATTCTACCGTTCATACTCCCACGTAACACCGTACATTTGCAttagagaaaaacaaaacataacaaaGTAATATACCTCTCCAAACTTTCAACAAAGAATAAAATCAAACTCCCCAATTCATAAAAAGGACAATTTCACAGACAACAACtactaaaaaaatcaattaagtcAACATTTATTCACGTCATTGTTATGGCTGTGATGTTATTCTTCTCTTTTCCAACACATTCTCaggaaacaaacataaaaagcAGTTTTGATAAAAGTAGCAGTGCATGCATACAACGAAAACACATAAGCAAGTAAAGAAAGCTTTAGACCTTGCAGTCAAATATCAGAATGAGAAAATAGAGAAACAGAGTTCTCCTTCGGAAGACGACACAGCTAGAGTCGGTATTCAAAGAGCAATATACTCTGTCATCACTCTGTATAGAATGATCCGTGTGATTGATTTGAGAGAGCAATTAGTTTTAACAGGGTGCCTGTGGTTTTgctttattaccaaaattgaaatatttccataatagatttgatttgcataatattttattaccttaaacatatattatctaataaattactggtataaatgattaaaagtaaatatattttaattttaaaaaatttaataaataaaattataattataataaaattaaaactaatttgataattttttaatatctaagatacCTAAAACATTAATATGGGCATTTagtttaaacaatattttattaccaaaattgctatattaccttgaagattactgggtataaattattactatatttgataaaatttgataaaaatagataggtataaataattattatgtttatttagaaataataaaataatactagtatattatttcacttaaatacccttaaaccttaattataattactctaaaatattttttattttatttgttatattaattaaaaataaaa contains:
- the LOC123220407 gene encoding beta-glucosidase BoGH3B-like — translated: MGRTNCVLLMGLLLLCCLAEAEYIKYKDPKQPLNVRIRDLMKRMTLEEKIGQMTQIERAISSPDVIKNYFIGSLLSGGGSVPAKKASAKDWIEMINSFQKGALSTRLGIPMIYGIDAVHGHNNVYNATIFPHNVGLGATRDPGLVKKIGAATALEVRATGVPYAFAPCIAVCRDPRWGRCYESYSEDPKIVRAMTELIPGLQGEIPAGLRKGYPYVSGKTKVAACAKHFVGDGGTTKGINENNTVIDRHGLFSIHMPAYYDSIMKGVSTVMASYSSWNGVKMHANRDLITGFLKHTLRFRGFVITDWEGIDRITSPPHANYTYSIEMAINAGIDMVMVPTNYTEFIDGLASLVKKNVIPMSRIDDAVKRILRVKFVMGLFENPLADDSLVNHLGSQEHRELAQEAVRKSLVLLKNGESADQPLLPLPKKASKILVAGTHADNLGYQCGGWTIEWQGLSGNDITSGTTILTAIKNTVDQQTEVVFAENPDVNFVKSNNFSYAIVVVGEHPYAETKGDSLNLTIPDPGPSTITNVCRAVKCVVVIISGRPVVLEPYVSLMDALVAAWLPGSEGQGVADVLFGDYGFTGKLPRTWFRTVDQLPMNVGDKHYDPLFPFGFGLTTKPTMAK